TGCTCAGGAACTCAAGCGTCGTGCAAACAGTCTTAGGCCAAAGTGATTTGGCCTTTTTCCTGGCGGACGGTCGCTTCGGTGCTGTGATTGGAATTTTATTAGCGAGCGTCGTGATCAGCTTTATCGTGCAAGTGGAGTTTTGGTCTTTGGCCTTAGCATTGTCTTTACTTCTAACAAATACGATTTCTTTTAACGGAGCCTTAGCTCTCGTTGCCGGGGAAAGAGTCGGCCGCATGATTTTATTCTGGTGGCGCAGCCGAGGACTGAACCAAGATTGCCGTCGTATCGGGTGGCAACTTTCCACCGTTTCAATTGCCGGAGTTTTGATTGGATTTCTTATTGCCGGGGAAGCACGCAGTTATTTTGATTTCGGGTTTGGTTCTGATCTCTCTGCATTTCAGGATAAGAGTCTACAATTTGTTTTATTATTCGGCGTGATTCTATTTGTTCAATTCTTCGCACAAATGATCTGGGGACATTTCGGAAGTCTTGCTAAAGTTGATGAACTGCAAGATGCAAAATACTTCCCTCCAAAATGGGGAGAGTTTGAACTTTTGTCTCCAACTGCAATGAGTTGGGCTAAAGAAAAAGTGCACAAAAGACTTAGCGAAATTCGCTACCACTTGCAGGGCTTGGGAACCTTAAAAGAAGGCCAAGTGCCGGAGCACATTCAAGCTCGATTGAAATTAGAGGAGCAGCAACTGTCCTTGCTAGACCAAAGTCTCAAGGTCTGAAAAGGGTGACACGTTTTCAGGAGGCCTCTACAATAGAAGGCCATGGCAAACGAAAATGATTTGAAAGAACGTATTTCAGAACTTGAACACGAACTTGCGGTGAAAGAGGCAGAACTTCATCGCTATCGTTTGGAACTTTCCAAAGCCAACACGGCTTTAGAAAAAATGATCTCTCAAGTCAGCCAGGAGTTGAAACTCGCCCAAACTCTGCAAAAGTTTTTATCTCCGACAGAGCTTCCCAACGTTCAAGGTTTTGAATTTAGCACCAAGTTTTTGCCAGGTACGCGTTCCGGCGGTGATTACTTCGATATTTTTGAACACGAAGATAAACTGAAATTCGGAATCTTGATTTCTAGTGCCAGTGGCTATTCGCTTTCATCGATGCTTCTATCAGTGATTATTAAAATCTCTTCGCAAATGGAAGCACGTCGCGGGCTTGAGGCTCACAAAGTTGTTGCTCTCTTGGCGAAAGAAGTTGTCCCGAGTATTCAGAACGACGACAAGGCCAGCGTTTTTTATGGCGTTGTCGATCGCCGCAGTTACGAAATGCAATATTGTTCTGTGGGAACCATCGATGGATTCTTGCAGGTTTATGGCCAGGATTCTTTGGTGGAGCTTCTGCCAACGGGCCCAAGCTTGGGCAAAGATTATAACACGGAGCCTCAAAGTCGCACGATCCAGCTCAATCCACGAGACCGCGTGGTGTTAACAACCGAAGGCGTGAAGAACTCGCAGAATTCCCTGGGTGTTAACTGGGGAGGCCACGGTCTTTCCGAAGCTATTTCCCGAGCGGCGAAACAGGGCGTGCACGAACTCCGTAACGAAATCCTTTTCGCGAACGAAAAATACTCCGGCAAAACCGATCCCGTCAGAGATCAAACCGTGATCGTCACTGAAGTAAAAGATCGAGTCATCAAACTAGCTAAAAACTAAGACCGCCGAATAAGTTACTCTTTTGAGTTTCGATCAGGTTTTCATCTTGTTTGCCTTGCGGCTTTTGTAGGGTTTGAGGGTGACTTGTTGTTCAAAATGTTGATATGAGTACAATGTTATATTGAAAGTCAGAAAGGACACTACAATGGCTGAAGTAAATATTTACGAAGGCGCCTTGGACAAGGGTTTGGAAGGCGTTGTTGCGTGTACGACGAAAGTTTCTTTTATCGTCGGTGATTCTCTTAATTTCCGTGGTTACACAATTGAAGATCTAGCTGCGAATTCAACTTTTGAAGAGGTGACATACCTTCTTTGGAACGACAAGCTTCCAACAGCGGCAGAGTTGCAAACTTTCTCTGCGGAACTTCACAAAGAAATGGCTTTGAGCCCTGAATTTATCAAAGTTCTTAAAGGAATTCCTACAAACGTTCACCCGATGGGTTGGTTGCGCACGGCTGTTTCTTTGATGGCGCACTGGGATTCTGATGCAAACGATAATTCTCCTGCAGCGAACTTGAAAAAATCTGTTCGTTTGACGGCGAAAATGGGAACTCTTCTTTGCGCGTTCGATGCGATCCGCAAAGGTCAAGAGCCCGTCGCTCCTAAAACTGATAAGTCTATCGCTTGGAACATGATGTACATGTTGGGCGGTGGTAAAGAGCCTAATGCTGAACACGTAAAAGTGATGGACACTTGCTTGATCCTTCACGCCGACCATGAGTTGAACTGCTCTGCATTTGCAACTCGCGTGACAGCATCTTCTTTGTCTGATCTTCACTCTGCAATCGTTTCTGCGATTGGTGCTTTGAAAGGCCCTCTTCACGGTGGCGCGAATGAGCAAGTGATCTTGATGCTGCAAAAAATCGGCACAATGGAAAAAGCTCAGCAATTCGTGAAAGACGCTTTGGCTGCGAAAGAAAAAGTAATGGGTATCGGTCACCGCGTTTACAAAAACGGCGACCCTCGCGCTCGTATTTTGCGTAGCATGTCTGACAAGTTGACTCAAGCTGCTGGTATCCACCACATGTATGAAATGTCGACTTTGATTGACGATACAATGTTCAACGAAAAAGGCTTGATGCCGAATGTGGACTTCTACTCTGCAACGGTTTACTTCTCTATGGGTATCCCAACAGATTTGTTCACACCAATCTTCGCAGCATCTCGTATCTCTGGATGGTGTGCACATGCGTTTGAGCAATACGCTAACAACCGCATCTACCGTCCTCGCGGAAAATGGGCTGGCAAAGAAGGCCTTAAATGGGTCCCTGCTAACCAAAGATAAAAAGTGCCAGGGGATTTTTTACGTCTACGGCGCACAAAAAAGGCTGACTGAAAAGTCGGCCTTTTTTCATTTGAGTCACTCTATTTTATTAAGTTTGAATCAGATTTAGAGACAATCTCTTATTGAGCTCAATACTAAGTCCAGTATCTCAATTTGAAGCGAAAAACTTTAAAGAGAGTCTGTTAAAAAGCCGATAAAGAGGTATGTCTAATCTTGCACGTCTCTGGACATTCTTTCTTCCGTTTTTCTTTGCGGTAGCAGGTTATACGTCTCCGAGTTCATTAACGTATCAGGGGCGTATTCTAAAATCGGACGGAACTCCACTCGAGTACAACAACGTCAGCTTTCAATTTGAAATCACCAGCCCCGATGGTCTTTGTGTCCTTTATCGTGAACAAGTCAACGGTATCAATATGGTAAATTCCGGAGGTGTATTCGATGTACCGATCGGTGCGCTCGGAACGCAAAGCTATCCTGGTAATGGAACGTTTACGTTATTGGATGCATTTAAAAATACCGGCTCACTGACCTGTGACGGAAATTCTCCCTACAGTCCACAGGTGGACGACGTTCGTAAGTTGCGCGTGAAATTTCATGACGGCAGCGGATGGAAAACAATTTCTCCAGACTCAACCGTGCGCTCTGTTCCTTATGCAGGATTTTCGTATTCGGCGGCAAAACTGGGTAACAACACGGCTTCAGATTTTATTCTTAAAACCGGAATACCTACGTGTGCGCCGAGCACTTTCTTAAGCTGGGATGGATCGGCGCTGACTTGTGCCGCCGTCGCAGGTGCTAGTGGTGGAACTGTGACAAATGTCACTTCTGCAAATTCATATCTTACGATCATCAACAATACTTCCACGCCGACTTTGACATTGAATGTGGGAACATCGGCAAATACAGTGGCAGCGGGGAATGATCCGCGTCTAGTAAATGCACTGCAAACAGGATCGACAGCAAGTGGAGATCTCAGTGGCACATATCCAGGTCCCACGGTCGCAGCTCTGCAAGGTGTTGGCGTAAGCTCGACGACACCTACGAATGGACAGTTTTTAAAATTCGGTGGCGCAACCTGGGGACCTGCAACGATCGGGACATCCGACGTGAATGGCCTTAGCACGACACTGAGTTCTTATCTGACTCAATCGGCGTTCAATAGTTACGTAACTTCTGCAGGATGTACTGTGAGCCAAACAATGTATTGGAATTCCGTTTCTGGAAACTTCCAATGTCAGGCGATCAACGTGGGACTTGCGGGAGATATTACAGGATCTATTGGAGCGGCAAAAGTGGTCGCTCTGCAAAATCGTCCGGTGGATACAACGGCGCCGACAACCAATCAAATTTTGAAATGGGACGGAGCCAAGTGGGCGCCAGCAAGCGCTCCTGCGATCACTTCGGGAACTGATGCGAGTAAACCTGGAACTCCTTCGACAGGAGATCTTTTTGTCGCCACAGATACACAAAAAATTTATCGCTATAATGGGACGACTTGGGACGTTGTGAGTTCGGCAGCAGGAACTGGCGGAACGATCACGGGAGTTACGGCGGGCGCAGGTTTGACGGGCGGTGGAACTTCGGGCTCTGTCACCTTGAGTGTGAATGCGGGAACAATCGCTTCGGGAGTTTTAGCAGTAGCACAAGGAGGAACTGGGCAGAGTTCTTTCACGGATGGACAACTTCTTATTGGTAATTCCTCTGGAAATACTCTGACAAAGGCGACACTCACGGCCGGTAGTGGTGTGAATATTACAAATGGAAATGGCACGATCACAATTGCTGCGACAGGAGCGGCACCGACAGGCTCAGCCAGTGGAGATCTTTCTGGTTCTTATCCAGGCCCTACTGTTGCAAAGCTCAGTGGCACGGCACTTTCGATTTCGTCTTTAACGACATCGGACTATTTAAAATACAACGGTACAAACTGGGTGAATAGTGCGATTGCCGTTGCCGATGTCACGGGTCTTTCAACATCTCTCAGTGGAAAACCGGATTACACCCAATTTCCGATTTGTACGGCTGCACAAACTTTAACTTTTGTTTCTCCTG
This region of Bdellovibrio sp. BCCA genomic DNA includes:
- a CDS encoding PP2C family protein-serine/threonine phosphatase, with amino-acid sequence MANENDLKERISELEHELAVKEAELHRYRLELSKANTALEKMISQVSQELKLAQTLQKFLSPTELPNVQGFEFSTKFLPGTRSGGDYFDIFEHEDKLKFGILISSASGYSLSSMLLSVIIKISSQMEARRGLEAHKVVALLAKEVVPSIQNDDKASVFYGVVDRRSYEMQYCSVGTIDGFLQVYGQDSLVELLPTGPSLGKDYNTEPQSRTIQLNPRDRVVLTTEGVKNSQNSLGVNWGGHGLSEAISRAAKQGVHELRNEILFANEKYSGKTDPVRDQTVIVTEVKDRVIKLAKN
- a CDS encoding beta strand repeat-containing protein, which codes for MSNLARLWTFFLPFFFAVAGYTSPSSLTYQGRILKSDGTPLEYNNVSFQFEITSPDGLCVLYREQVNGINMVNSGGVFDVPIGALGTQSYPGNGTFTLLDAFKNTGSLTCDGNSPYSPQVDDVRKLRVKFHDGSGWKTISPDSTVRSVPYAGFSYSAAKLGNNTASDFILKTGIPTCAPSTFLSWDGSALTCAAVAGASGGTVTNVTSANSYLTIINNTSTPTLTLNVGTSANTVAAGNDPRLVNALQTGSTASGDLSGTYPGPTVAALQGVGVSSTTPTNGQFLKFGGATWGPATIGTSDVNGLSTTLSSYLTQSAFNSYVTSAGCTVSQTMYWNSVSGNFQCQAINVGLAGDITGSIGAAKVVALQNRPVDTTAPTTNQILKWDGAKWAPASAPAITSGTDASKPGTPSTGDLFVATDTQKIYRYNGTTWDVVSSAAGTGGTITGVTAGAGLTGGGTSGSVTLSVNAGTIASGVLAVAQGGTGQSSFTDGQLLIGNSSGNTLTKATLTAGSGVNITNGNGTITIAATGAAPTGSASGDLSGSYPGPTVAKLSGTALSISSLTTSDYLKYNGTNWVNSAIAVADVTGLSTSLSGKPDYTQFPICTAAQTLTFVSPAGGFVCTSIAIGDAAITYASKSANTFLAAPSGGAGTPTFRTLVAADLPAAPYDTTYFKQGGNSFGAVATLGTIDNRNLVLKTNNTTRMTILNGGSVGFGTQALSWYDVSLYKADADANMSVVSENTSTTNARYPALNVVNYAGSPAVGAVGNPSINLVNMRGTTGTSAVMKSGESLGAIAFNGSSNAAGGYKMGASIWAQAAQDFSGSAAGTDLYFQTTPLNSTSNLERMRLTAAGNLGIGTTAPSYRIDVQGNNYSTSSIKLRRTEVSGIGPGVDFYTSADSTDTATSQTVSAKGLGQINFYGTNETGVAASNPSARISVVTSEDTTTTATGGYMRFQTTTTGANTLTEVMRLSDGKVGIGTASPGQKLTVAGTIESTSGGVKYPDTTTQTTAYPGAAKRALLALNAGTSATAVSPVSWNVATYDTGGFWSAGSPTRLTIPAGVTLVRLCGNAYGYFAPGSSGMIGSGIHKNGAFAAGLPHTLTEGHTATTPYITNFCSSPVAVTAGDYFEMTFGPNGAGTVTIPNDVRTWFSIEEVR
- a CDS encoding citrate synthase, translated to MAEVNIYEGALDKGLEGVVACTTKVSFIVGDSLNFRGYTIEDLAANSTFEEVTYLLWNDKLPTAAELQTFSAELHKEMALSPEFIKVLKGIPTNVHPMGWLRTAVSLMAHWDSDANDNSPAANLKKSVRLTAKMGTLLCAFDAIRKGQEPVAPKTDKSIAWNMMYMLGGGKEPNAEHVKVMDTCLILHADHELNCSAFATRVTASSLSDLHSAIVSAIGALKGPLHGGANEQVILMLQKIGTMEKAQQFVKDALAAKEKVMGIGHRVYKNGDPRARILRSMSDKLTQAAGIHHMYEMSTLIDDTMFNEKGLMPNVDFYSATVYFSMGIPTDLFTPIFAASRISGWCAHAFEQYANNRIYRPRGKWAGKEGLKWVPANQR